The following coding sequences are from one Mycoplasma tullyi window:
- a CDS encoding ribonuclease HIII, translating into MSNNSYSIKKLSKETIEQFVNSLKVYEVKNTNNLIYKRFNYLDKLVISVYKSNSVLIQLTKLASPTDLDQFIKQYCFWADESKNKSSDNKASNSKVSKTSPNKKKTKSTTDQNKFLEGDTIGCDEVGVGEYLGPIVTCCALVKQDQIDLVKKLGVKDSKLLSDEKIIEIANELKKFIKFQIFCFNPKKGALEFNQMYDRLKNINALKAYMHNQCLIFFKQKYQINNLIVLDQFVDPNKYYLHLTNFNVEPIIKINLMEEKAESKYLSVAVASILARAFYLELCQKLLNKINYKDDYKKMLGADNKTFERIKKHILAHPNFDWRKFFKVFFKPFAKFLESLED; encoded by the coding sequence ATGTCTAATAATAGTTATTCGATTAAGAAATTATCTAAAGAAACAATTGAACAGTTTGTCAATAGTTTAAAAGTTTATGAAGTTAAGAATACTAACAACTTAATTTATAAACGCTTTAACTATTTAGATAAACTAGTTATTAGTGTTTATAAATCGAATAGCGTTTTAATTCAGTTAACAAAGTTAGCTAGTCCAACTGATCTAGATCAGTTCATTAAACAATATTGTTTTTGAGCTGATGAATCAAAAAATAAGTCTAGTGATAATAAAGCTAGTAATAGTAAGGTAAGTAAAACTTCACCTAACAAGAAAAAAACAAAATCGACAACTGATCAGAACAAGTTCTTAGAAGGCGACACGATTGGTTGTGATGAAGTTGGCGTTGGTGAATACTTAGGGCCGATCGTTACTTGTTGTGCTTTAGTTAAACAAGATCAGATTGATCTTGTTAAAAAACTAGGGGTAAAAGATTCAAAATTATTAAGCGATGAAAAGATTATTGAAATTGCTAATGAATTAAAAAAATTCATTAAATTTCAAATCTTTTGCTTTAATCCTAAAAAAGGTGCACTGGAATTTAACCAGATGTATGATCGCTTAAAAAATATTAATGCATTAAAAGCATATATGCACAATCAATGCTTAATCTTTTTTAAGCAAAAATATCAGATCAACAATCTGATCGTACTAGATCAGTTTGTTGATCCAAATAAATACTATTTGCACCTAACTAATTTTAATGTTGAACCCATTATTAAAATTAATCTAATGGAAGAAAAAGCTGAATCTAAATATCTAAGTGTAGCTGTAGCTAGTATTTTAGCTAGAGCATTTTATTTAGAACTTTGTCAAAAGTTGCTAAATAAAATAAATTATAAAGATGATTACAAAAAGATGTTAGGTGCTGATAATAAAACTTTTGAGCGAATTAAAAAGCATATTTTAGCTCATCCTAATTTTGATTGAAGAAAGTTCTTTAAGGTGTTTTTTAAACCGTTTGCTAAGTTTTTAGAGTCGTTGGAAGATTAG
- a CDS encoding FIVAR domain-containing protein — protein sequence MKRKNILKFVSLLGIGSFVMLAAASCSQATNPTQNPSSRTQPGGSAMMDPAATELAAAKTALSTLIDSKNLNTQMYVDYAKIQDTLVKAYNAAQVVLANSSSTTQELKDAKTKLDSAISAASKAKTDFDTTNSELVNQYNGLKKALEQEKSLLDGLMAENYSAIRTNLNNLYTKAKEIVTPTLDPLMGSIPEVKNVTDLNKDLSNAIMRNDAWKTNADNFANKFVKQALVKDQLMGVTDNNMEQPGNYSFVGYSVDVGTNPNSATTAGTQDSQNSNSTTARPNWSFAQRKVWTNNTTPLKLSEPAEGEKATPYPTDVSWIYNLSGTGAKYTLSFRYFGASSTAYLYFPYKLVRTGDSVALQYKLNDQDVKAIDFKTENTATTVTPSSQTSTVAPAAQAEPDAEESEVSPSSKTPAKETSPTPTMIDTPTVGDIKVAKIQLSNLKFGLNTIEFSVPTQEGDAMSKVAPMIGNMYLTSSDSEDNKNKIYDDLFGSSSTKEDNKSTIIVDLLKGYSLGTNYSMIFYQLPSSDMKNDMPISNPTYFVGLIGGIQERFPMSDTQHMFTNLNRSPSENNQMRTFTIYVNAPQAGEYYISGSYLNGDNTTNGVNTNKKRYLKFSTSEGTGTTDMNNSVQFEATSLMNWDKVGTFDTKTTTLSNGETTVTDSSTSMKKTLKLEKGLNKVILSGMNNDDTPYVGNLTFTLETVVNSGSNNREASAK from the coding sequence GTGAAAAGAAAAAACATATTAAAGTTTGTTAGTTTATTAGGTATTGGTTCATTTGTAATGTTGGCAGCTGCAAGTTGTTCTCAAGCAACTAACCCAACACAAAACCCTAGTTCTAGAACACAACCTGGTGGATCAGCGATGATGGATCCAGCTGCTACAGAACTAGCAGCTGCTAAAACTGCATTATCAACATTAATTGATTCTAAAAATCTAAATACTCAGATGTATGTTGATTATGCAAAGATCCAAGATACTTTAGTAAAAGCATATAATGCAGCTCAAGTTGTTCTAGCTAATTCTAGTTCGACAACTCAAGAGCTTAAGGATGCTAAAACAAAATTAGATTCAGCTATTTCAGCTGCATCTAAAGCTAAAACAGATTTTGATACTACTAATAGTGAATTAGTAAATCAATATAATGGTTTAAAGAAAGCATTGGAACAAGAAAAATCTCTTTTAGATGGTCTAATGGCTGAAAATTATTCAGCCATTAGAACTAATCTTAATAACTTATATACTAAGGCTAAAGAGATTGTTACACCTACTTTAGATCCACTTATGGGAAGTATACCTGAAGTTAAGAATGTAACTGATCTTAATAAAGATCTTAGTAATGCAATCATGAGAAATGATGCATGAAAAACAAATGCTGATAATTTTGCTAATAAATTCGTTAAACAAGCTTTAGTTAAAGATCAGTTAATGGGCGTTACTGATAATAATATGGAGCAACCTGGTAACTACAGCTTTGTTGGTTACAGTGTTGATGTTGGTACTAATCCTAATAGTGCTACTACTGCTGGCACTCAAGATTCTCAAAATTCTAATAGCACCACAGCTAGACCTAACTGAAGTTTTGCACAAAGAAAAGTTTGAACAAATAATACTACACCTTTAAAATTATCTGAACCTGCTGAAGGTGAAAAAGCTACACCATATCCAACAGATGTATCATGAATCTATAACTTAAGTGGAACAGGTGCTAAATATACTTTAAGTTTTAGATATTTTGGAGCTTCATCAACAGCTTATTTATATTTCCCATATAAGTTAGTTAGAACTGGTGATAGTGTAGCGCTTCAATATAAATTAAATGATCAAGATGTTAAAGCTATTGATTTTAAAACAGAAAATACAGCAACAACAGTAACTCCTTCATCTCAGACTTCAACAGTTGCTCCAGCAGCTCAAGCTGAACCTGATGCAGAAGAGTCTGAAGTTTCTCCTTCTTCAAAAACTCCTGCTAAAGAAACCTCTCCAACTCCTACAATGATCGATACCCCAACAGTTGGTGACATCAAAGTAGCTAAAATCCAATTATCAAATCTAAAGTTTGGTCTAAATACAATTGAATTTAGTGTTCCTACCCAAGAAGGTGATGCTATGTCTAAAGTAGCTCCAATGATTGGTAACATGTATTTAACTTCATCTGATAGTGAAGATAATAAAAATAAGATCTATGATGATCTATTTGGAAGTAGTTCTACTAAAGAAGATAATAAATCAACAATTATAGTTGATTTATTAAAAGGTTATAGTTTAGGTACTAACTATAGTATGATCTTTTATCAATTACCTAGTTCAGATATGAAGAATGATATGCCAATATCAAATCCTACCTATTTTGTTGGGTTAATTGGAGGGATTCAAGAACGTTTTCCAATGAGTGACACTCAGCATATGTTTACTAATTTAAACAGAAGTCCTAGCGAGAATAATCAGATGCGAACATTTACAATTTATGTAAATGCTCCACAAGCTGGTGAATATTACATTAGTGGTTCGTATCTTAATGGGGATAATACTACTAATGGTGTGAATACGAATAAAAAGAGATATCTGAAGTTCTCAACTTCTGAAGGCACAGGGACAACAGATATGAATAATTCCGTTCAATTTGAAGCAACATCTCTAATGAATTGAGATAAGGTTGGAACTTTTGATACTAAAACAACAACTTTAAGTAACGGGGAAACAACCGTAACTGACAGCAGTACTTCAATGAAGAAAACTTTAAAACTAGAAAAAGGTCTAAATAAAGTTATCTTATCAGGTATGAATAATGATGATACTCCATACGTAGGTAACCTAACATTTACTTTAGAAACGGTTGTTAACTCTGGTTCTAATAATAGAGAAGCTTCAGCGAAATAA